The segment TCTGAAGTATCAACACGATCGAATCTGTCACCAGTGATCTTTTCGTATAGCTCGATGTAGCGTTCCGAAATCGAGTTGACTTTTTCTGGGGACATGTCTGGAATCTTCTGTCCATCCTTGCCTTGGAAACCCTCAGAGATTAACCATTGACGTACAAACTCTTTGGAAAGTTGTCTTTGGGCTTCTCCTTTTTGTTGCAATTCGGCGTAAGTGTCAGAGTAGAAGTATCTTGACGAATCAGGCGTATGAATTTCATCAATGAGGATGACTTTGCCCTCGTATAGACCAAATTCATATTTGGTATCTACTAGGATCAATCCTCTGTCGGCAGCCATCTCTGTACCTCGCTGAAAGAGTCTACGGGTGTAGTCTTCTAGTTGGAGGTAAAGTGATTCTTCTACTATGCCCTGTTTTAGGATTTCCTCTCTAGAGATATCTTCATCATGACCTTCGGCAGCTTTGGTGGTAGGCGTGATGATAGGTGTAGGGAGTTTGTCATTTTCTTTGAGACCTTCTGGCAGTGCAACCCCACAGAGGAGTCTCTTGCCTGCCTTGTACTCTCTGGCAGCATGACCTGCTAGATAGCCTCTGATTACCATTTCTACCTTGAATGGTTCACATTTTTTGCCAATGGTGACGTTGGGGTCAGGCACTGATTCTACCCAGTTGGGGACGATGTCTGAGGTAGCTTCCAAAAATCTCGATGCAATTTGGTTCAAAACCTGCCCTTTATAGGGGATTGCTTCTGGTAGGACTACATCAAAGGCAGAGATCCTATCACTGGCGACCATAGCGAGGAGATTTTCAAACTCATAAACATCACGAACTTTGCCGGTGTACTTTTTAGTCTGTCCCGGAAAGTGGTAATCGGTAGATTTTAGACCTGTATTCATGGCGCAAATCTAAGCGATTGTTCGAAAATACAGGGAACTAGGCTTGATAATTAGACAAGTAGTTTGAGTCAGACCATACCAGAAAATTAAATAGGTATAAGTATCAGGAAAGTTTCGATATTTAAGCTTTGTTACCGAGATGAATTTCTACTTACATAGTAAGGAAGCATCAACGATTAGCCTAAAACAAAATATAGTATGGAAATAGAACAGATTTTTAAAAACAATAAAAACTGGGTTCAAGAAAAATTGAGTCGCGATTCAAACTATTTTAAGAACCTTTCAGAAGGGCAAAATCCAAGTATTCTTTACATTGGATGCTCGGATAGTCGCGTGACAGCAGAGGAGCTCATGGGGATTTCACCTGGAGAAGCTTTCGTGCATAGAAATATAGCCAACATGGTTCCGAATACTGATTTGAGTTCCATGTCTGTCATAGATTATGCTGTACTGCACCTCAAGGTGGATCACGTCGTAGTTTGCGGTCATTATTATTGTGGTGGAGTCAAAGCTGCCATGCAATCCAAGGACTTAGGGATATTGAATCCTTGGTTGAGAAACATTCGCGATGTTTATCGAATCCATAAGAATGAATTGGATGGAATCAAAGATGAAGAGGCACGCTACAAGAGACTCGTCGAATTGAACGTGCAAGAACAATGCATCAATGTAATCAAGACCGCAGAAGTACAGAGGGCCTATCGAGAACGTGGGATGACAGTACATGGCTGGGTGTTTGACGTTCACTCTGGTCAGCTCATTGATTTGAAAATAGACTTTTCAAAAATCTTGAAAAACGTCATGGAGATTTACAGACTGGATTGATGGTCAAAAATAGTATTTGATGGATGAAATTTGGAAGGTAAGAAGGGATCGAATGTATCCAAATGAAAAGGTGCCATTCTCAACTTTATGAGAATGACACCCGATACAGGTAAATAAGGGTTGTCTTAGTTAAAGCCGCGAGTCGATCCGTTGCTTTAATGGGTTACCCCTGAATTTTGTAGCGGCGAACAGCTCACCCTGCCAGATATGAAGAAACATACTCTCTTGTCATCTTGATAGCATCCGACTGCTACCTGATCGACAAGAGGTTCCAAAAAGAATCACTGAATCTGAATTAAATCTGT is part of the Reichenbachiella agarivorans genome and harbors:
- a CDS encoding phosphoribosylaminoimidazolesuccinocarboxamide synthase, coding for MNTGLKSTDYHFPGQTKKYTGKVRDVYEFENLLAMVASDRISAFDVVLPEAIPYKGQVLNQIASRFLEATSDIVPNWVESVPDPNVTIGKKCEPFKVEMVIRGYLAGHAAREYKAGKRLLCGVALPEGLKENDKLPTPIITPTTKAAEGHDEDISREEILKQGIVEESLYLQLEDYTRRLFQRGTEMAADRGLILVDTKYEFGLYEGKVILIDEIHTPDSSRYFYSDTYAELQQKGEAQRQLSKEFVRQWLISEGFQGKDGQKIPDMSPEKVNSISERYIELYEKITGDRFDRVDTSDIYNRIKENIEKSITLQ
- a CDS encoding carbonic anhydrase codes for the protein MEIEQIFKNNKNWVQEKLSRDSNYFKNLSEGQNPSILYIGCSDSRVTAEELMGISPGEAFVHRNIANMVPNTDLSSMSVIDYAVLHLKVDHVVVCGHYYCGGVKAAMQSKDLGILNPWLRNIRDVYRIHKNELDGIKDEEARYKRLVELNVQEQCINVIKTAEVQRAYRERGMTVHGWVFDVHSGQLIDLKIDFSKILKNVMEIYRLD